A window from Schistocerca gregaria isolate iqSchGreg1 chromosome 8, iqSchGreg1.2, whole genome shotgun sequence encodes these proteins:
- the LOC126284876 gene encoding NADH-cytochrome b5 reductase-like has product MDQYSGEQEVNNSSVHPKVHVLSPSLALPPKPEEPRAEDCCGQGCQPCIFDIYQQQMRAWEAECRRLEATKYNTDKAEIISPLRWSPFRCVSVEHEAVSVNVYCFESTECDRIINFSPWQYLVAQSNLNVSISRAYTPLPGKTESQFSVIVKLYEGGLMSEFWKTVYCDEVVLWKGPYETGFHYNPNSYSHIVMFCAGTGLAPCFALAHYVTSNELDETFVRIIFSCRTRNNILLRQPLRKLRENWNFTSKTVLTQDDDTGLEKWYGEDLSSGRITSEVVSSELAGKSSVFVMICGTQSFNKDICGYVRKCGVREKDTLVL; this is encoded by the coding sequence ATGGATCAATACAGTGGTGAGCAAGAAGTTAATAATAGTTCTGTGCATCCAAAGGTACATGTGCTGTCCCCCTCTCTGGCTCTTCCACCCAAACCGGAAGAACCACGAGCGGAAGACTGTTGTGGGCAAGGTTGTCAACCTTGCATATTTGACATTTATCAGCAACAAATGAGGGCCTGGGAAGCAGAATGCAGAAGACTGGAAGCTACAAAATACAACACTGATAAAGCTGAAATCATTTCTCCATTGCGGTGGTCTCCATTTCGTTGTGTTTCTGTAGAACATGAGGCAGTCAGTGTTAATGTGTACTGCTTTGAATCAACAGAATGCGACAGGATTATAAATTTTTCTCCATGGCAATACTTGGTAGCTCAAAGTAACTTAAATGTTTCCATATCCAGAGCTTACACCCCTCTCCCTGGCAAAACTGAAAGTCAATTCAGTGTTATTGTGAAACTCTATGAGGGTGGCCTGATGTCAGAGTTTTGGAAAACGGTTTATTGTGATGAAGTGGTGCTATGGAAAGGACCATATGAGACTGGCTTCCACTATAATCCCAATAGCTACAGCCATATAGTGATGTTTTGTGCTGGAACAGGGCTAGCACCATGTTTCGCATTGGCTCATTATGTTACATCCAATGAATTAGATGAGACTTTTGTTAGGATTATTTTTTCGTGCAGGACTAGAAATAACATTTTGCTCAGACAACCCCTTCGAAAGCTCAGAGAGAACTGGAATTTTACCTCAAAAACTGTATTAACACAAGATGATGATACAGGTTTGGAGAAATGGTATGGCGAGGATCTTTCATCGGGAAGGATCACTTCAGAAGTTGTTTCCAGTGAACTTGCAGGGAAGAGTTCTGTTTTTGTTATGATTTGTGGTACACAGTCATTCAACAAAGATATTTGTGGTTATGTAAGGAAATGTGGTGTGAGAGAAAAAGACACCTTGGTTCTATGA